From a single Adhaeribacter swui genomic region:
- the murA gene encoding UDP-N-acetylglucosamine 1-carboxyvinyltransferase produces MACFEVIGGNKLQGEIIPQGAKNEALQILCAVLLTSEPVTISNVPDIRDVNKLIEILADLGVKVDKKDASTYTFIADDINLDYLKTDQYAAQGRALRGSVMIMGPMLARFGVCALPKPGGDKIGRRPMDTHFNGLKKLGATFNYDSQDSFFHITAPNKLKGTYMLLDEASVTGTANIVMGAVLAEGTTTIYNAACEPYLQQLCRMLVRMGAIISGIGSNLLVIEGVEKLGGTEHRMLPDMIEIGSFIGLAGMTGSEITIKDAQIQELGIIPDTFRRLGIQMEFRGDDIYIPAQDSYEIDTYIDGSILTIADAIWPGFTPDLISVALVTATQAKGTVLIHQKMFESRLFFVDKLIDMGAQIILCDPHRATVIGHNRKISLRGINMTSPDIRAGVALLIAALSAEGKSVIENVEQIDRGYQYIDKRLNAIGADIRRK; encoded by the coding sequence ATGGCCTGTTTTGAAGTAATTGGTGGCAACAAACTACAAGGAGAAATTATACCGCAAGGCGCCAAAAACGAAGCTTTGCAAATTTTATGTGCCGTATTACTTACCTCCGAACCCGTTACTATTTCCAATGTACCGGATATTCGGGACGTAAATAAATTAATAGAAATTCTGGCGGATTTAGGCGTAAAAGTAGACAAGAAAGATGCTTCTACCTACACGTTTATAGCCGACGACATTAACCTGGATTATTTAAAAACCGACCAATACGCAGCACAAGGCCGGGCCTTGCGGGGCTCTGTTATGATTATGGGCCCAATGTTGGCGCGTTTCGGGGTATGTGCTTTACCTAAACCGGGCGGAGATAAAATTGGCCGACGGCCGATGGATACTCACTTTAACGGTTTAAAAAAATTAGGCGCTACCTTTAATTACGATTCGCAGGATTCTTTCTTTCATATAACGGCACCAAATAAATTAAAAGGCACCTACATGTTGCTCGATGAAGCATCGGTAACCGGAACGGCTAATATTGTGATGGGTGCTGTGCTCGCTGAAGGTACCACTACCATTTACAACGCCGCTTGCGAACCGTATTTGCAGCAGTTATGCCGCATGTTGGTGCGTATGGGCGCTATTATTAGCGGCATTGGATCTAACTTACTTGTGATTGAAGGCGTTGAAAAACTGGGCGGCACCGAACACCGCATGTTACCCGACATGATCGAAATTGGTTCTTTTATCGGCTTAGCCGGCATGACGGGTTCCGAAATCACGATAAAAGACGCTCAGATTCAGGAATTAGGCATTATTCCGGATACTTTCCGCCGGCTGGGTATTCAGATGGAGTTCCGGGGCGATGATATTTACATTCCGGCCCAGGATTCTTATGAAATCGACACCTACATTGATGGCAGCATTTTAACTATTGCGGATGCCATTTGGCCCGGTTTTACCCCTGACTTAATCAGTGTAGCTTTGGTAACCGCTACCCAGGCGAAAGGCACGGTACTCATTCACCAGAAAATGTTTGAGAGCCGCTTATTTTTCGTGGACAAGTTAATTGACATGGGTGCCCAGATTATTTTGTGTGACCCGCACCGGGCTACCGTAATCGGTCATAACCGTAAAATTTCGCTGCGGGGTATCAACATGACTTCGCCGGATATTCGGGCCGGTGTTGCTTTACTCATTGCTGCTTTATCCGCAGAAGGTAAAAGTGTAATTGAGAACGTGGAGCAAATTGACCGCGGCTACCAGTACATCGACAAACGCTTAAATGCCATTGGAGCCGATATCAGACGAAAGTAA
- the bioB gene encoding biotin synthase BioB, with product MSNTNYSIRNDWEIDEIREIYSKPLLELIVDAANVHRQYQTGSEVQVCTLLSVKTGGCPEDCAYCPQAARYQTGVKAHGLLKDEEVLEAATRAKNAGSTRFCMGAAWREVRDNRDFDRVLGMVTQVNSMGLEVCCTLGMVNEYQAERLKQAGLYAYNHNLDTSGDHYSNIITTRKYEDRLNTIDHVRKAGISVCSGGIIGLGETTEDRIEMLHVLATMPEHPESVPVNALVPVAGTPLENQPRVLVWDMIRMIATARITMPKAMVRLSAGRNTMSVTEQALCFLAGANSIFSGEKLLTTPNPDFNEDQAMFELLGLEPRKAFKNALEPAS from the coding sequence ATGTCCAACACAAATTACAGCATCCGCAACGATTGGGAGATTGACGAGATTCGGGAAATTTATAGCAAACCGCTACTCGAACTTATAGTAGATGCCGCGAATGTGCACCGCCAATACCAAACCGGCAGCGAAGTGCAGGTATGCACCTTGCTTTCGGTAAAAACCGGGGGTTGTCCCGAAGATTGTGCGTATTGTCCGCAGGCGGCCCGCTACCAGACCGGCGTAAAAGCCCATGGCTTGTTAAAAGACGAAGAAGTGCTGGAAGCCGCAACCCGCGCGAAAAATGCCGGTTCTACCCGATTCTGTATGGGCGCGGCTTGGCGCGAAGTGCGCGATAACCGCGATTTTGACCGGGTGTTAGGCATGGTGACGCAAGTAAACAGCATGGGCCTGGAAGTATGCTGTACCTTAGGCATGGTAAACGAATACCAGGCTGAGCGTTTGAAACAAGCCGGTTTATACGCCTACAACCATAACCTGGATACGTCCGGCGATCATTACAGCAACATTATCACCACCCGTAAATACGAAGACCGATTAAACACCATTGATCACGTGCGCAAGGCCGGTATTTCGGTTTGCAGCGGCGGTATTATTGGTTTAGGCGAAACTACCGAAGACCGGATTGAAATGCTGCACGTTCTGGCTACTATGCCGGAGCACCCTGAATCGGTGCCCGTTAACGCACTGGTACCCGTAGCCGGTACGCCCCTGGAAAATCAACCACGGGTTTTGGTTTGGGATATGATCCGGATGATTGCCACTGCTCGCATTACCATGCCTAAAGCCATGGTGCGCTTATCGGCGGGCCGCAATACCATGAGTGTTACGGAACAAGCCCTTTGCTTCTTGGCAGGCGCTAATTCTATTTTCTCCGGCGAAAAATTACTCACTACGCCTAACCCGGACTTTAACGAAGACCAGGCCATGTTTGAGTTATTGGGTTTAGAGCCCCGCAAGGCTTTTAAAAACGCCCTGGAACCGGCTAGTTAA
- a CDS encoding aminotransferase class I/II-fold pyridoxal phosphate-dependent enzyme: MPFPDNLQQKLNTRLEQGTYRRLKTSAATIDFCSNDYLGLARSKALKQLVALEAEQFSDYLLGATGSRLLSGNHPVYELLETQLATFHQAEAALLFNSGYVANLGIFSAVPQRGDTIFYDEASHASIKEGIRLSLAKAYSFKHSSLEDLSRKFKHATGNAYVAVESVYSMDGDQAPLAELVTFCEEKGAYLIVDEAHSNGLFGENGEGLVVEQNLTNQVFARIMTFGKAIGSHGAAVVGSTTLREYLINFSRPFIYSTALPLHNILAIKGAYSFLPSLQAEREHIRQLSGYLNQKLAASKRFFLKNPGPINCIFSSDVAQLKKISEQLQAANVDVRPVFSPTVPAGKERLRVILHAYNSRAEVDLLLQHIDFLKF, encoded by the coding sequence ATGCCGTTCCCTGATAATTTACAGCAAAAACTAAATACCCGGCTCGAGCAAGGCACGTACCGTCGCCTGAAAACCAGTGCGGCTACCATAGATTTTTGCTCGAACGACTATTTAGGTCTGGCCCGGTCTAAGGCTTTAAAGCAGCTGGTAGCGTTAGAAGCCGAGCAGTTTTCGGATTATTTGCTGGGCGCTACCGGCTCCCGGCTTTTATCCGGCAATCACCCCGTGTATGAGTTACTCGAAACGCAACTGGCTACCTTTCACCAAGCGGAAGCCGCTTTGTTGTTTAATTCGGGGTACGTGGCTAATCTGGGGATATTTTCGGCGGTGCCGCAACGAGGCGATACGATTTTTTACGACGAAGCCAGCCACGCGTCCATTAAAGAAGGCATCCGGTTGAGTTTAGCCAAAGCGTATTCTTTCAAACACAGCTCCCTCGAAGATTTAAGCCGCAAGTTTAAACACGCTACGGGTAATGCCTACGTAGCCGTAGAATCCGTTTACTCCATGGATGGCGATCAGGCACCCTTAGCTGAATTAGTTACTTTTTGCGAAGAAAAAGGCGCTTATTTAATCGTGGACGAAGCGCATTCAAACGGTTTATTTGGGGAGAACGGAGAAGGCTTAGTGGTAGAACAAAATTTAACAAATCAGGTATTTGCCCGCATCATGACTTTTGGCAAAGCTATTGGCAGCCACGGGGCAGCCGTTGTGGGCTCCACTACCCTGCGCGAGTACCTCATTAATTTTAGCCGTCCGTTTATTTACAGCACGGCTTTGCCATTGCATAACATTTTAGCCATTAAAGGTGCGTATAGCTTTTTACCCTCATTGCAGGCCGAACGGGAACATATCAGGCAACTGTCGGGGTACCTGAACCAGAAATTAGCAGCCTCCAAAAGATTTTTTTTAAAAAACCCCGGTCCTATCAACTGTATTTTCAGCAGCGACGTGGCTCAACTCAAAAAAATAAGTGAGCAATTGCAAGCTGCCAATGTAGATGTTCGCCCGGTTTTCAGCCCAACGGTGCCGGCTGGCAAAGAGCGGTTGCGTGTTATTTTGCACGCATATAATTCGCGCGCGGAAGTAGATCTTTTATTGCAACACATTGATTTTTTAAAATTTTGA
- the bioD gene encoding dethiobiotin synthase, with product MKKIFVTGIGTDIGKTLVAAILTEALHADYWKPVQAGNLEFTDTDRVKELVSNPQSVFHPEAYRLQLPASPHLAAAQENIIIDSEQFVLPQTQNHLVIEGAGGLLVPLASDFLIIDLIAQLQAEVILVSQNYLGSINHTLLTILALQQRQIPIKGIIFNGTPTPSSEDFITQYTGVAKLGALLPETEINPTVVQRYAAQWHPYL from the coding sequence TTGAAAAAAATATTTGTTACCGGCATTGGAACCGACATAGGAAAAACTTTGGTGGCAGCCATCTTAACCGAAGCCTTACACGCCGACTACTGGAAGCCCGTGCAAGCCGGAAATTTAGAATTCACAGACACGGACCGGGTAAAAGAGCTGGTTTCTAATCCGCAATCCGTTTTTCACCCGGAAGCGTACCGCTTGCAATTACCGGCTTCGCCGCACCTGGCTGCGGCTCAAGAAAACATTATTATCGATTCGGAGCAGTTTGTTTTACCTCAAACCCAAAATCATTTAGTTATTGAAGGGGCCGGGGGGTTACTGGTGCCTTTAGCTTCTGATTTTTTAATTATTGATTTAATCGCTCAATTACAGGCCGAAGTAATTTTGGTTTCGCAAAATTACCTGGGCAGTATCAATCATACTTTGCTCACTATTCTGGCGCTGCAACAACGGCAGATTCCAATTAAAGGCATCATCTTTAACGGTACTCCTACTCCTTCTTCCGAAGATTTTATTACCCAATACACCGGAGTTGCTAAGCTGGGTGCTTTGCTGCCGGAAACCGAAATCAACCCGACTGTAGTACAGCGTTACGCTGCCCAATGGCACCCTTATTTATGA
- the bioA gene encoding adenosylmethionine--8-amino-7-oxononanoate transaminase, which produces MKNLATRDHDIIWHPYTQMQTAALPIGIVRGEGSLLYAEDGAVYLDAVSSWWVNIHGHSHPYIAEKVAAQIKELDHVIFAGFTHQPAVELAEKLLLLLPQNQKRIFYSDNGSTAVEVALKMSIQFWENTGTAKRRIIAFRDSYHGDTFGAMSVSSRSAFTQPFVQYLFEVDFLDVPVPGKEELVLAQLEVILKKDDVAAFIFEPLLLGTAGMVMYEPAVLDKLLEMCQQHQVITIADEVMTGFGRTGKNFATEFLKNQPDIMCFSKGLTGGVMALGVTSCTAAIYEAFLSDSPAKTFFHGHSFTANPIACATALASLDLFVAATCQQNIQRISQQHEHFRTQIAHHSVIKECRQLGTVLALEFNAGETSYFNNIRQKLYQFALDNQVILRPLGNIIYVMPPYCTTNEQLAQIYQVISGMLTLIAEN; this is translated from the coding sequence ATGAAGAATTTAGCAACCCGCGACCACGATATTATCTGGCACCCCTATACCCAAATGCAAACCGCTGCCTTGCCCATCGGCATTGTGCGCGGCGAAGGCAGTTTGTTGTATGCCGAGGATGGCGCCGTTTACCTGGATGCGGTATCGTCGTGGTGGGTAAATATCCACGGCCATTCGCACCCGTACATTGCCGAAAAAGTAGCCGCTCAGATTAAAGAATTAGACCATGTGATATTTGCCGGTTTTACCCACCAACCGGCCGTGGAACTAGCCGAAAAACTATTACTTCTGTTGCCCCAAAACCAAAAACGGATTTTTTACTCCGATAATGGTTCTACGGCCGTGGAAGTAGCTTTAAAAATGTCTATCCAATTTTGGGAAAACACCGGCACAGCCAAACGCCGGATTATTGCTTTCCGGGATTCATACCATGGCGATACCTTTGGCGCGATGTCGGTGAGTAGCCGCAGTGCGTTTACTCAGCCCTTTGTGCAATATTTATTCGAGGTAGATTTTCTGGATGTGCCGGTTCCAGGAAAAGAAGAGTTGGTTCTAGCGCAATTAGAGGTAATTTTAAAAAAAGACGATGTCGCGGCTTTTATCTTTGAGCCATTACTGCTCGGAACCGCCGGCATGGTCATGTACGAACCCGCTGTATTGGATAAACTTCTGGAAATGTGCCAACAGCATCAGGTGATTACCATTGCCGACGAAGTAATGACCGGGTTTGGAAGAACCGGAAAAAACTTTGCTACGGAATTTTTAAAAAATCAGCCGGATATCATGTGTTTTTCCAAAGGGTTAACCGGCGGCGTTATGGCCTTAGGAGTTACCAGTTGCACCGCAGCTATTTACGAGGCCTTTTTAAGCGATAGCCCGGCTAAAACTTTTTTTCACGGTCATTCTTTCACGGCAAACCCCATTGCTTGTGCCACCGCTTTAGCCAGCCTTGATTTGTTTGTGGCGGCTACTTGCCAGCAAAATATCCAACGAATAAGCCAGCAACACGAACATTTCCGGACTCAAATTGCGCATCACTCGGTTATAAAAGAATGCCGGCAGTTGGGTACCGTGTTAGCCCTGGAATTTAACGCCGGCGAGACTTCTTACTTCAACAACATCCGCCAGAAACTGTATCAATTTGCCCTGGATAACCAGGTTATTTTGCGACCGCTTGGCAATATTATTTACGTAATGCCGCCGTATTGCACCACCAATGAACAATTGGCGCAGATTTACCAGGTAATTTCGGGCATGCTTACCTTAATTGCAGAAAACTGA
- a CDS encoding beta-ketoacyl synthase N-terminal-like domain-containing protein, which yields MIPKSYITLQGFGSISPLGATPVEVNSAYLGAASRINFKSFKNLSAPAAALFPATEEQITALQQENKMYKNLDRTVLLAMYAARQAIAQAGWQTENEIAVNIGSSRGATGLTEQYLEDFRTNPAQLSSQTSPTTTLGNISSWVANDLQAEGPVISHSVTCSTALQAIANGFAWLQSNMAMRFLAGAAEAPLTPFTVAQMQAIGIYAKEPVHNYWCRPLNLEKHNTFVLGEGAALFALERQPEHQLTPDSIVLEAIGFGFEKITSKTGISREGLNFQKAIRNVIQQLPANDSNIDAVVLHAPGTAIGDAAEITAIKSVFGENIPLLTSNKLLIGHTLGASAALSLEYAVWILENQKFLKFPYPVFTLEQQNPKQIRRILLLAAGFGGNASALIICKGNE from the coding sequence TTGATTCCTAAAAGCTACATCACCCTGCAGGGCTTCGGCTCTATTTCGCCTTTGGGCGCTACCCCGGTCGAAGTAAACAGCGCCTACCTGGGGGCCGCTTCGCGGATAAATTTTAAAAGTTTTAAAAATTTATCCGCGCCGGCAGCGGCATTATTTCCTGCAACAGAAGAACAAATAACCGCTCTCCAGCAGGAAAATAAAATGTACAAAAACCTGGACCGCACAGTGCTCCTGGCAATGTACGCGGCCCGGCAAGCCATTGCGCAGGCAGGTTGGCAAACTGAGAACGAGATAGCCGTTAACATTGGCTCTTCGCGCGGTGCTACCGGTTTAACCGAACAATACCTGGAAGATTTCCGGACGAACCCAGCACAACTATCTTCCCAAACCTCGCCCACCACTACTTTAGGCAATATCTCGAGTTGGGTAGCCAACGATTTACAAGCCGAAGGCCCCGTGATCAGTCACTCGGTTACGTGCAGTACCGCTTTGCAGGCCATTGCCAACGGGTTTGCCTGGCTGCAATCCAATATGGCAATGCGTTTTTTAGCGGGTGCCGCCGAAGCGCCACTTACGCCTTTTACCGTGGCTCAAATGCAAGCCATCGGAATTTACGCCAAAGAACCGGTCCACAATTACTGGTGCCGCCCCTTAAATCTGGAAAAGCATAATACGTTTGTGTTGGGCGAAGGAGCCGCTTTGTTTGCTTTGGAACGGCAACCCGAGCACCAATTAACGCCTGATTCTATTGTGCTGGAGGCTATTGGTTTTGGCTTTGAAAAAATAACAAGTAAAACGGGTATTTCGCGAGAGGGGTTAAATTTTCAAAAAGCAATCCGGAATGTCATTCAGCAGTTACCGGCAAACGACTCAAATATTGATGCGGTGGTATTACACGCCCCCGGTACAGCCATAGGCGATGCCGCCGAAATAACTGCTATAAAATCAGTTTTTGGAGAGAATATACCTTTGCTCACTTCCAATAAATTGCTCATTGGTCATACTTTAGGCGCTTCGGCCGCTTTAAGCCTGGAGTACGCCGTGTGGATTTTAGAAAATCAAAAATTTTTAAAATTTCCATACCCGGTGTTTACACTAGAGCAGCAAAATCCCAAACAAATCCGGCGAATTCTATTATTAGCCGCTGGGTTCGGCGGCAACGCCTCCGCTTTAATTATCTGTAAAGGAAATGAATAG
- a CDS encoding aspartate kinase — protein sequence MKVLKFGGTSVGSPQNMRLVANLINDPEPKIVVLSAMSGTTNKLVEIAAKLCRQKTQEALELTESLHKTYREVINELYTTEKKKFAALDLLLSHMEFIKSLASGPFSIREERAVLSQGELLSTHLFQFLLEELNLDSVLLPALSFMRIDENEEPDTSFLQQELTTALAKYPQHKLFITQGYICRDAFGEIDNLKRGGSDYSASLIGAAIKATEIQIWTDIDGMHNNDPRVVPDTYPIAELSFDEAAELAYFGAKILHPSSILPAKQKNIPVKLLNTMQPTAKGTTISGRSSGKSIKAVAAKDGIVAINVKSSRMLLAYGFLRRIFEVFEEYKTPIDMITTSEVAVSLTIDNTKYLSEIIAELKEFGSVQVDENQTIICLVGDSIEEVPGTTVRIFESLKEIPLRMISYGGSKNNISLLIPTAEKKRALQALNRGVFERIAEHA from the coding sequence ATGAAAGTATTAAAATTTGGCGGAACTTCGGTAGGTTCCCCGCAAAACATGCGGTTAGTAGCCAATCTCATCAACGACCCGGAACCCAAAATAGTGGTATTATCGGCCATGTCGGGTACTACTAATAAATTAGTGGAAATTGCGGCTAAGTTATGCCGCCAAAAAACCCAGGAGGCGCTGGAGCTTACCGAGAGTTTGCACAAAACCTACCGCGAGGTAATTAACGAGCTATATACCACCGAAAAGAAAAAGTTTGCGGCGCTCGACTTGTTGCTTTCGCACATGGAGTTTATTAAATCATTAGCCTCCGGCCCTTTTTCCATCCGCGAAGAACGAGCGGTACTGTCACAGGGCGAATTACTTTCTACGCATTTGTTTCAGTTTTTGCTGGAAGAGTTAAACCTGGATTCGGTTTTATTGCCCGCTTTATCTTTTATGCGGATTGATGAAAACGAAGAACCAGACACCAGCTTTTTGCAACAGGAATTAACGACTGCCTTAGCCAAATATCCCCAACATAAACTTTTTATTACCCAAGGTTATATTTGCCGCGACGCTTTTGGAGAAATTGATAACCTAAAGCGGGGTGGCAGCGATTACTCGGCTTCTTTGATTGGGGCCGCCATTAAAGCCACCGAAATCCAAATCTGGACCGACATTGATGGCATGCACAACAACGATCCGCGGGTGGTACCCGACACCTACCCCATTGCCGAGTTGTCGTTTGATGAAGCCGCCGAGCTGGCTTATTTCGGGGCTAAAATTCTGCATCCATCCAGCATATTGCCAGCCAAACAAAAAAACATTCCGGTAAAACTACTGAACACCATGCAGCCTACTGCCAAGGGTACCACTATTTCGGGGCGGTCTTCGGGTAAAAGCATTAAGGCCGTAGCGGCGAAAGACGGCATTGTGGCCATTAATGTAAAATCGAGCCGCATGTTGCTGGCGTACGGTTTTTTGCGGCGCATCTTCGAGGTTTTTGAAGAATACAAAACCCCCATCGACATGATTACTACTTCGGAAGTAGCCGTTTCTTTAACTATTGATAACACCAAATACTTATCCGAGATTATTGCGGAGCTAAAAGAATTTGGCTCGGTACAGGTTGACGAAAACCAAACCATTATTTGCCTGGTCGGCGACTCCATTGAAGAAGTACCCGGAACTACTGTAAGAATTTTTGAATCGTTAAAAGAAATTCCGCTTCGCATGATTTCGTACGGGGGCAGTAAAAATAATATCAGTTTATTGATACCAACCGCCGAAAAAAAGCGAGCTTTGCAAGCTTTAAACAGAGGAGTTTTTGAAAGAATAGCCGAACATGCTTAA
- the lysA gene encoding diaminopimelate decarboxylase, protein MLNLKNQNWENTPTPFYYYDLELLNQTVTLAHQEAARYGYHVHYALKANSNAPILKTMQQYGFGADCVSGNEIKQALANGFGADQIVFAGVGKSDAEIKIALDADIFCFNCESVQELEIINELAAQQNTTAWIALRINPNVNANTHKYITTGLEENKFGINTWELPEVLTLLNQLTHLEFIGIHFHIGSQITDLQVFEQLCVRVNEIQQWFREQGFNLKHLNVGGGLGVDYYTPENNAIPDFAAYFAIFNRLLEVQPGQVVHFELGRALVAQCGALISRVLYIKKGQKKNFAILDAGMTELIRPMLYQAHHKIENLSSNLPEQTYDVVGPICESSDCFAQNVVLPETHRHDVIAIRTAGAYGEVMASNYNLREKATAIYSSN, encoded by the coding sequence ATGCTTAATTTAAAAAATCAAAACTGGGAGAACACGCCCACCCCCTTTTATTACTACGATTTAGAATTATTAAATCAAACCGTAACCTTGGCGCACCAGGAAGCGGCCCGGTACGGTTACCACGTGCATTATGCGTTAAAGGCCAACAGCAACGCACCCATTTTAAAAACCATGCAGCAATACGGCTTTGGTGCCGACTGCGTAAGCGGCAACGAAATTAAGCAAGCGTTAGCGAATGGCTTTGGTGCCGACCAGATTGTGTTTGCGGGAGTTGGCAAGTCCGACGCTGAAATTAAAATTGCGCTGGATGCGGATATTTTTTGCTTTAACTGCGAATCGGTGCAGGAACTGGAAATAATTAATGAACTGGCCGCACAACAAAATACAACTGCCTGGATTGCCTTGCGCATTAACCCCAACGTAAACGCCAATACGCATAAATACATTACCACGGGCCTGGAAGAGAACAAATTTGGCATTAACACCTGGGAATTACCCGAGGTACTTACCTTGCTCAACCAGTTAACCCACCTCGAGTTTATTGGTATTCATTTTCATATTGGTTCGCAGATAACGGATTTACAGGTTTTCGAGCAATTATGCGTGCGCGTAAACGAAATTCAGCAATGGTTCCGGGAGCAAGGCTTTAACCTGAAACATTTAAACGTAGGCGGTGGCTTAGGCGTAGATTATTACACCCCAGAAAATAACGCTATTCCGGATTTTGCCGCTTACTTTGCCATATTCAACCGTTTGTTAGAAGTGCAACCCGGTCAGGTAGTTCATTTTGAATTAGGCCGCGCTTTAGTAGCCCAATGCGGCGCTTTAATTAGCCGGGTGTTGTACATTAAAAAAGGGCAGAAAAAGAATTTTGCCATTCTGGATGCCGGCATGACCGAGCTGATCCGGCCTATGCTATACCAGGCGCATCATAAGATTGAAAATTTAAGCAGCAATTTACCTGAACAAACCTACGATGTAGTAGGCCCTATTTGCGAATCATCGGATTGCTTTGCGCAAAATGTAGTATTACCCGAAACCCACCGCCACGATGTTATTGCCATCCGGACCGCGGGTGCTTACGGCGAGGTAATGGCTTCTAATTATAACCTCCGCGAAAAAGCCACTGCTATTTACAGTTCTAACTAA
- a CDS encoding phosphoribosylaminoimidazolesuccinocarboxamide synthase has translation MQALKETNFNFDKQTGFYRGKVRDVYYFQDKLAVVATDRISAFDVVLPRAIPYKGQVLNQIAATFLKATADIVPNWVISHPDPNVTIGINCEPFKVEMVIRGYLAGHAWREYHSGKREVCGVALPEGLKENDKLPTPIITPTTKAAEGHDADISAQDIVANGIVSEEDYRQLEQYTYQLFARGTEIAAERGLLLVDTKYEFGKADGKIYLIDEVHTPDSSRYFYADGYEERQKAGEPQKQLSKEFVRKWLIENNFQGKTGQSVPDMDDAWIQSISERYIELFEVVIGKAFEKMDYDNINDRIKANILQNV, from the coding sequence ATGCAGGCTCTTAAAGAGACAAATTTTAACTTCGATAAGCAAACTGGTTTTTACCGGGGTAAGGTTCGGGATGTGTATTACTTCCAAGATAAACTGGCGGTAGTGGCCACCGATCGTATTTCGGCCTTTGATGTGGTGCTGCCACGGGCTATTCCGTATAAAGGACAGGTACTTAACCAGATTGCCGCTACATTTTTAAAAGCTACCGCCGATATCGTACCCAATTGGGTAATCTCGCACCCAGATCCGAATGTGACCATTGGGATAAACTGCGAACCATTTAAGGTAGAAATGGTAATCCGGGGTTATTTGGCGGGCCATGCCTGGCGGGAATACCACAGCGGGAAACGCGAAGTTTGCGGCGTGGCTTTACCTGAAGGATTGAAAGAAAACGACAAACTGCCCACCCCTATAATTACGCCTACAACCAAAGCCGCCGAAGGGCACGATGCCGACATATCGGCGCAAGATATTGTGGCGAATGGTATTGTTTCGGAAGAAGATTACCGGCAACTGGAGCAGTATACCTACCAGTTATTTGCCCGCGGCACCGAAATAGCCGCTGAACGCGGTTTGCTTTTAGTAGATACTAAATACGAGTTTGGCAAAGCCGATGGTAAAATTTATTTGATTGATGAAGTACACACGCCGGATTCTTCGCGTTACTTCTACGCCGATGGTTACGAAGAACGGCAAAAAGCCGGGGAGCCGCAAAAACAATTATCTAAGGAGTTTGTTCGTAAGTGGTTAATCGAGAATAATTTTCAGGGAAAAACCGGCCAAAGCGTACCCGACATGGACGATGCCTGGATCCAAAGTATCTCCGAACGCTATATTGAGCTATTTGAAGTGGTTATCGGCAAGGCTTTCGAAAAAATGGATTATGACAATATAAATGATCGCATAAAAGCCAATATATTGCAAAATGTTTAA